tgtaataatgtttaTAATCTGAATATCTCTCTGCgctgtgtatgtttttgtttatgtcaGACGGAGCTGTGCATGTTTGAAGTGTGGGACATTCCCTGGCAGGGCACTTCGACTCTGCTCAAACAGAAGTGCCAGCCTAAAGGTCAGTCAGccaaacacactgaacacattcAGTATTGAAGATTCAGGACTTTTCTGTACAGATGTTTAGCAGGTTAGCAGCACTCACTGTTGATAAATTGTTAATGGTGTTTCCGTGTTATCCCATGTTGCTTCCTTTGTAATAAAACTCAACATTGTGGTTCTGGAAATAGAAATCCCATTCATTGTCGGAATAGAGTCTTAGATTATGAGACATTATATTGTGACCAATCCGAGGTAGACTTCCAACAAGCTATgagattgtgaaacaatgttatatTCTCCTGTAGAGGCCACAAGTCTGTATGACATCAACTGCATTTTAAGAAAAGGAGACGTACTAGATTatccacaatcctcaggtggTCAGATTAGTCAACTACTATCGGATGGTTCACCATTATGTTTTCTAAAAGTGGGTGCTCAGTGTTACTTCCTATAGCAGCAGAATCTTCCTGCATGACATCGGCCCAATCAAACTGTTCAGCACAATATACAGTCCTGCTCACCATTATTGGCACCCAAGAAGTTTAAGTAGATAATGTGGAATATCtcctgaaaaaaatgaatcaagtgAAACAACTTTTTTCTGTAGAGAATTCGTGTTTGATACAAAAGAGCAAAtgataaacaacaatttaaaacaataaacaatggggggggggggaatagaAAAACTTGAAGCTTGCTGTGTCACTGATATTGGCACCCTTTGCTGTAAATCAGTGTGCAAACACATTATGACTCACCTGTGGTAAATCACAAATGAGAATCACCTGATAAATTGTCTGTGCCCATGTGACATTAATTAGCCAATGAATGATGACTTCcgtgttttaaaaagttaaaaagttattCCCTGTTCCTCTGCCAAAGGGTGTGCAACCAAATATTAAAGAGGGGTGCCGTTATTGctgcacatgatgttttttctgtttcttctttgaaattacaatatgcaagttgaaaaaacaattttctttgttaaattactTTGAATTAAAAGATCCTGATGATATAAATTtggtacatttccatttatttctgaaGATATTGTACAGGTTATGCAAAAAATTAAGGGGTGACAATAATGGTGAGCAggactgtatatatacatgtgtatgGAGAAAATAATCTCTAAAGTTTTACATCCAGTAAATTCATGGACTTTGTCACTGACAGAAAGTCATGTGTAAATGTTCCCCCTCGTTTGGATCCTATCATTTTCTTTggaattcagatttttttttaaatcacattgaTGAAAAAGGAAGCAGGCTTTGACCTTGATTCCTGGGGTATTatgtgatgctgctgtttaATAACCTGGTCAATAAGTTTATACCAGAGATAAATGAGGTAACATGGTAAGTATGAGGATGTGTCCACCTGTAcaagtatattttatttttcctgcaaaTGAAAAAAGGCTATATTTaacaacattatttattttagggTCCTCTTTGTTGTAGTTCAActttttcaatttgatttgCATGGCTGATTGTGGTTCAGTAACTGATCATGTCCAAATGTCTCTCTTATCAGTTCAATTCCAAGGGAAAGAGACCAACGAGGTGGAGGATCTATCCGCCAAACCTCCTATGGAGgtaaaaaatgttgttgttaaGTTCAGTCTTGTTATCTGCTTCTTGTTGTGAACTGCTATAATCAATATGAACATGAGATTGACGTTTTCGGCATCTattctgtttgttctgctctttATCTGACAGGAGTCTGTGGAGGTGCTGGGACAGTTCAAAGAGTTCATGGTCAAGTACAATAAGGTTTACAGCAGCCAGGAGGGTAAGAGGCCGACACATTGGCTACTATGAAGAAAGATGTTatccatttaaataaaatagaaatcatTATGTGTGGGTCCGTGTTCATATAGTAGCGGTGGCCACAAAATAATCAACCTATGTCACAAGCATAAAAATAAGTCTGAttctttgtgaaactgtagcggaTCAAAGGTCATCAgctccttcatatgtggcccaggacactTTTGCAATCACacaatgaaaagacagagactaCATGTGTCCCAGatcacctctgaatgtggtctgagacACATTGAGGATGCATTTCATTGCATTCACACCTGTACATAGTGCTGTCCACTTGTGAAGGAATTagtcaggacggatgttaataccaggtctgaatggggtCATAATAACTAACAAGTTACTAGGTACATACCAAACATAGCAGGTGTATAGTGTGTCGTATTCCTGTCTTCATAACTTGAAGACTCACTCGCTGCCTATTGTTTTCTGTCCTGTATGAAAACCTAAACAGCTCAACATCCTCAGTCAACTCAACCTTTCAAATCAGTAGACAGAAATCAATTATAAGCATCTCCTCCACAGTGAATAAGCATtatcaaaattacattttgaaaataaatcttaGATGAGacattaaatacaatataaCCAGGACAATTTCACCACATGAATATCAATAatgaatcagaaacacaaaacaaaaagataaatggaTGTAAACGTTTATGCTTCAGTAACTACACACTACACAGCTTTACTTATCCGCTGATGGATTggataaaaatatatttattatcatggagaaaataaagacactTTCCAAAATTCACAAGACAGGTGCAgtcacagaaaatgtgttggTTTATATTTAGAATTCACAACACTGATCATCTGCCTTCTGTCTAATTGAATTTCACTGCAAGAGCTCcagctataataataataataataataataataataatcaggtGAAAGTCTGagttttttcaaatgtgtgtattttgacCCTGCAGACGTAGACCGTCGTCTGAGCATCTTCCATGAGAACCTCAAGACTGCTGAGAAGCTCCAGTCTCTGGATCAGGGCTCAGCGGAATATGGAGTCACTAAGTTCAGCGACTTGACCggtgcgtgtgtctgtctgttcaaGTGCTTGTGTTTCCACATAGTTTCCAATAAGGAAATGTCTCTTCTGCTTACTAGGTGTTTGCATCATCAGCTTTTCTATAAACAGGCGTTTATTTGTTctccctttgtctttttttttcagaggaaGAGTTTCGCTCTACACACCTTAACCCCCTCCTGAGCCAGTGGAACCTCCATCGACCAATGAAACCGGCCTCTCCTGCCCAAGGTCCCGCCCCTGCCAGCTGGGATTGGCGGGATCATGGAGCCGTCAGTCCTGTTAAGAATCAGGTACCAACATACAGCTTTAATTACAGGGCTCTGAATAACATGCTGCTAATGAATGAATCACACATCCTGCTTACTTTATATTgaggtctgtgtgtttatttcaggGTATGTGTGGATCCTGCTGGGCCTTTTCTGTCACTGGCAACATTGAGGGCCAGTGGTTCCTGAAAAATGGAACTCTGATGTCACTGTCTGAACAAGGTAAAGAAGAAGACGCATAAAATACGAAAATTATTCAGTCACGTTATCCTGCAGAAAAAGAAGTCTCTGTTTACAGTTTCAGATAAAAGCCATGATTTGATTGGTGTATTGATTTGCCCTCTTGCAGAGCTGGTTGACTGTGACGGTTTGGACCAGGCCTGCAGAGGAGGGCTGCCATCAAACGCTTATGAAGCCATTGAGAAGCTGGGTGAGAATTTGATGTGTCCAACCTcagttttccattttccattccAAGGAAAATTGCATCTCATTTTTACTCTGAGCAAActgcaaaagagagagaattcGCAGAGTTGCATGTGCACGGTTCCAACCCTCCTGGAATGTGTACCTGGGAATTgattaaaataacaacattacTTGGAAATAATCTTAATTGTTCTTCACATATGTTGATTGTATTTTGACCCCGGGGTGTATATAACAACCCTTTACAATATTAACTTTTACACAAAGCCTTGACAATAACTCACAGCTTACAGTGAACCTTATAGTGGGATTTCCTTCATTCTGAAATTGTTATAGAGGCAGAGCATAGTCATGTTTTTGTCCAAATTTGAAGTTCATATGAAGGACctggcacaaaacaaaaagaggtcATGGTCAAAAACTTGTTGTACAGTTTGTTGTATGTAGACATCACCTGTAAAAGAGACAATTAATTATGAACCctgcatcattaaaaaaaaggaataaaaatgaGGGTAAATGTGTCAATACTAGGCCTTCCATTGAATTGTATGATTTTGACCAGTTTCCTGAAAATCATATCTTAGAAAGAGTGGAAACCCTAATAGgtctgtttttcatgttgagGAAATAGGACCTTTGTGTTGAAACTCCCgctgtgtttgtgaattttAACCATTTCTTTCCTACTCCCTGGTGCGTGGTGAAGGTGGcctggagacagagactgaCTACTCCTACACCGGGAAGAAGCAGAACTGTGACTTCGCCACAAAGAAAGTAGCTGCATacatcaacagctctgtggagCTGTCCAAAGACGAGAAGGGTGAGTGGGCtgaataaatcaatgaaaagtGGTGACAAAGCACTGATAAATACATCTTCAGAGATGTCTTCTGaaatacacatgtttttttagTGAGTGGAGACCGATCATTGTTAATTTGCAGGTATATAATTGTAATTACAAAATTCAGCCATGTGTTCTTGGGTTTGAAGGTGTGAGACAAAGGGCTGTTTAATGGACTGatcttgatttttgtttttactcagaGATTGCAGCTTGGCTTGCTGAAAATGGACCGGTTTCTGTGGCTCTGAATGCCTTTGCAATGCAGGTAAGCAGCTTTTTCATCACTATTACACCATCACACCACCACAGCAGTGACTGACTCTCTAACATTTAACACATAAGCCGTTatatgaactccagaaaatgtctggaaaatttggtcaaaaacattttccagagctTGCCTCTCACAAATgaagaatacagcaggacatTGTCCGGGTtggacgtgttcacaacaacaggaaaacgtCCTGAACcggcgaggggtggagcctgggtaGAGCGTGCTGGAGGCCAATgtggaggcaggacatgatatAAATTCCACTGAGGAAATCGCATCTATTTACAAAGCACATCAATACTGTTGTCGGTCCTTATCGTCAAAGGCTCTtaaatctcattgtttctccaatctgacatctttgtcagcATCTGCTACATGTATggcttctctttttcatcctgagatatttgttttcttttagttttttttgatTT
The Hippoglossus stenolepis isolate QCI-W04-F060 chromosome 7, HSTE1.2, whole genome shotgun sequence genome window above contains:
- the ctsf gene encoding cathepsin F, whose translation is MEAGFCYRPLIVCLALAAVLGSVLGLGEDLDRPLIGPPGSPILLDGSDPGLKQALQFAEDHYNRGSNAMHLRRISRFISATKQLVKGIHYTITVEVSNTQCKKSTMLRTCDFYPQTLKLKTELCMFEVWDIPWQGTSTLLKQKCQPKVQFQGKETNEVEDLSAKPPMEESVEVLGQFKEFMVKYNKVYSSQEDVDRRLSIFHENLKTAEKLQSLDQGSAEYGVTKFSDLTEEEFRSTHLNPLLSQWNLHRPMKPASPAQGPAPASWDWRDHGAVSPVKNQGMCGSCWAFSVTGNIEGQWFLKNGTLMSLSEQELVDCDGLDQACRGGLPSNAYEAIEKLGGLETETDYSYTGKKQNCDFATKKVAAYINSSVELSKDEKEIAAWLAENGPVSVALNAFAMQFYRKGISHPMKIFCNSWMIDHAVLMVGYGERKGIPFWAIKNSWGEDYGEQGYYNLYRGSNACGINKMCSSAVVN